From the genome of Thermosynechococcus sp. NK55a:
GTGGCCAATATGTTAGCCTTGCACCTGATGGGCACAGTGATCCACGATGCCTCCCACAATGTTGCCCACAGCAATCGCATCATGAATGCCATCATGGGCCATGGCAGTGCCTTGATGTTGGGGTTTGTTTTTCCGGTCTTTACCCGCGTGCACATGCAGCACCATGCCCATGTCAATGATCCCGAAAATGACCCTGATCACTACGTTTCCAAGGGGGGGCCGCTGTGGTTAATTGCGCCCCGCTTTTTCTACCATGAGGTTTTCTTTTTTAAGCGGCGGCTTTGGCGCAAGTATGAACTGCTGGAGTGGTTCCTCAGCCGCCTAACGCTGGTGGGGCTTGTCACCTTTGCGGCCCTCAATGGCTATTTGGACTACATTTTGAACTATTGGTTCCTACCCGCTGGGGTTGTGGGTTTGATGCTGGGGCTGTTTTTTGACTATTTTCCCCATCGTCCCCACACGGAGCGCGATCGCTGGCACAATGCGCGGGTCTATCCCAGTCGTGTCCTCAACATCCTCATTTTTGGCCAAAACTATCACCTGATCCATCACCTCTGGCCGAATATCCCTTGGTACAAGGTGCAGCCCGCCTACTACGCCGTCAAACCTCTCCTCGATGCTCACGGTTGCAAACAAACCCTTGGTATATTGGAACCAGGGAATTTCCTGCCCTTTCTCTACGATGCTTTGGTGGGTTTGCATTTTCATCGTCCCCGTTCTTCCTGAGGTGACTCCCCGCTATGGTGATTAGCGCTGCGGGCGATCGCCCCCCTGTGGTGGCGGTTGAGCACCTACAAAAATCCTACCGCACTGGTTTCTGGCTACAGACAGTGCTGACGCCCCTCAAGTCTGTCTCGCTGCAAGTCCAGCCAGGGGAAACCTTTGGCCTGCTGGGGCCTAATGGAGCGGGCAAGACCACCCTCTTAAAAATTCTTTTGGGGCTGGTGCGACCCACGGCTGGCCACGGTACGCTGCTGGGATATCCCTTGGGCGATCGCGCTGTGCGGCAGCGGATTGGCTACCTACCGGAAAATCCCTACTTCTACGACTATTTGACTGCTTGGGAGTTCCTAGAGTTTACGGCAGGCCTCTTTGGCCTCAGTGCCGCCACCCGCAAAAAACGCATTCCCCTGCTATTGGAAATGGTTGGCCTCAATCTCAAGGATGCCCGCAAAAAGCAAATGCGCCGCTATTCAAAGGGGATGGTGCAGCGGGTGGGATTGGCGCAAGCTCTAATTAACGATCCCGAAGTGGTCTTTTTAGATGAACCGATGTCGGGCCTCGACCCCCTTGGCCGCTACCAAATTCGCGAGATCATTCTTTCCCTAAAACAGCAGGGCAAAACAATTTTCTTCAATAGCCATGTGCTAGCGGATGTGGAAGCCATTTGCGATCGCGTTGGCATTTTGGCACAGGGGGAACTGATTTGCGCAGGTACGGTTGATGAACTCCTCGGCAGCAGCCAAGCCTATCATGTGGTGGGCAAAGGGGGCCATGTGGACGGCCTTCAGGAATGGCTCTATTCCCTAGAAATTCAGGGCGATCGCTGGCAAGGCGTGATCAAAATTCCCCTACAACGCTTCCTTGCTCTCGTTGAAGAAATGGGCGGCAAAATCCTACAACTGCGCCTGGCTCGCCCCACCCTAGAAGAGTTTTTTGTGGAACAACTGCGCCAACGGGGGATTCAAGTGACCTATTAGGAATGCAATTTAGAGATGCAATCCGTGTGAAATTCTCATCGCAAAAGGTCATCATCTATGCTGAACTGGCGCCGTTTTCTTCGGTTGAGTTGCCTAGCGGCTCTTTTAGTGGTTGCCTGTGGTACCTCTTTCTCTTCTGTGGCCACCGATACCCTCAGCCAGAAAATTGAGCAGTTGCGACAGGCGCCCCTTACCGTCGTGGTTGAGAATGCCCAAGGTCGTCCGATTCCCAATGCCCGCATCGAACTGGCACAGCAAAGCCACGCCTTCCCCTTTGGCGTTGCCCTCGATACGGAGATGTTTCGCCCCAGCCCACCCCCCGCTGCCCTTTGGTACAAGCAGACGGCTCAGGAAAACTTCAACGCTGCGGTTCATGAAAATGCCCTCAAGTGGTATCAATTGGAGCCAGAGCAGGGCAAGCTGGACTTTACCATGGCTGACACTATCTTGAACTGGGTAGAGGCGCAGGGCTGGCCAATGCGGGGGCATACCCTCTTTTGGGAAGTGGAGCAGTTTAATCCCCCTTGGCTGAAAACACTGCCACCCGAGCAATTGCGCGCAGCAGTTCAAAACCATGCCATGACCGTCTGTCGCCACTATCGCGGTCGCATCAACGAATTTGATGTCAACAATGAAATGCTCCATGGCAATTTTTTCCGCAGTCGCCTTGGTGAGGGCATTGTTAAGGAGATGTTTGACTGGTGCCGTGAGGGCAATCCCGAAGCCGTTCTCTATGTCAACGACTACGGCATTATTGAGGGCGATCGCCTAAAGGACTATGTTGAGCAGATTCGCAGTCTCTTGACCCAAGGGGTGCCCCTTGGCGGTATTGGTATTCAAGCCCATCTGGAATCTCCCTTGGATGAGGCCAAAATGCAGCGTGCCCTCGATACCCTTGCCCAGTTCAATCTGCCCTTAAAAATTACCGAAGTGAGTGTGAGCTTGCCCGATGAGCAACAGCAGGCCCAGACCCTGCGCCAGATTTACCGCCTTGGTTTTGCCCACCCCGCCGTCCAGGAAATTTTGCTTTGGGGCTTTTGGGCAGGGAACCATTGGCGTCCGCAGGCGGGACTCTATCGCCAAGATTTTTCTGCCAAGCCAGCGGCGATCGCCTACCGCAAGCTCCTCTTTGAAGACTGGTGGACTAGGGTGACCGGTCGCACCAATGCCCAAGGACAATGGCAGGGCCGCGGCTACCTCGGTCGCTATCGCTTAACCGTTACCGCCCAAGGCCAAACCCAGACCCGCGAGTTTGAACTGCCCCCAGGGGGAACCACTGTCACCCTGCGGGTATGATATGAGCCTAGCCCCGCAGAGCCGCTGTCAAAAGGGAGAGCCAAGCCAAGGGATTGCCGCCAGCGTAAATGTCCATGACCGCCTGAGCCAGTTGAGGTAGGGTGCGATGGCCATAGAACCAAGGAGGAGTCACCGGTAACTGGAAGGGCACACGAACCACGGCTTTTTCGGGATAGTCAAACAGGAAGCTATTGTGAACGACGCCCACCCCAGAACCAATGGCCGCTGGCCTATGGCCAGGAAAGGCGCCCCAGGGGGTACAGCCCAACCCATAGGCCAAGGAGACCCAGGCATTAATGGCAATGGAACCGTAGCGCAGTTGGGCGATCGCCCGCTCCAGTGCCTCTGCATAGCTGGCCTCGGTCCGTGGATCAATGATTAGACTACAGCCAAGGGTGCCCCAGAGCCGCTCATTGACAAAGGTCACCGCAGTGGCAAGGTAGGCAGGGGCATCATTGACGGGCAGTTGCACCTCTGCCAACAAACCACAAAAGACCTCTTCGCGGAAAATCCGAGGATTCGCCGTCGGGGTGAGGCCTTCAATCAGGGTCCAAGGAATCGTGCCTTCCACCGCAGGACTCAGCACCGTGGCTTGGGGATAATCCGCCAAAAACGATTCATAGCGGGCGATCGCCCCCGGATAGTAAGCAGGACGCGACGGAATCCCTTGCAGTTGTACCTTTAGGGCGTTGAGGAAGGCCTCGCGCTGCGGCCATCCCGCAGCAGTGACCAGGATTTGCGCCCCAATGCAGTTGAAGCTGGCATTGTGAACAAGGGCACTGGCCACTTGGCGGGCTTGATACACTAGTTCAGACTCCGTCCACTGCCCGGGGACCATCAGCAAGGGCGTGACATTTCCCAATTCTGCCGTTACGGGTTTCCTCAGCTTGGGGCATTGGCGCGCCTTGCGAATGGCCTGCTCAGCCGCCGTTTCTCCCCAGAGCAGACGATTGTAGGTGTGGTGGGACCCCGTAATGTGAATGTGCTGCGTCAAGGGATGGTGGCAGAGGGCTTCGCCTAGGGCGGCATCCCCCTCCATGATCTCGAGGAAGCCCGCCTCAATCAGGGGCGCACAAATCTTACGAAAACACTCCGTCAAGGGAGCCAAGAGGGGATTCATCTTCAGGAGTGCCACTCGATTGGCCACCACGAGTTGATAGAGGGCATCCGCCAAGCACAAGGATGTAATATTGCCCGCCCCCAGCACGACAGCAACTCCCGGTGGGGGTGGGTTACGGTAGGCACTGCCTTGAGTTGGGGGGTGATTGGGTTGGAGCCAAACTGCCGCTTTCACCCCAAACCAGAGTAAGCGCTCTTGCCAATTGCGCGGCAGAATCTCAGCGATCGCCTGACCGGTGGGGGCGGTTCGCCAGCGGGGTACGGGGGGAGTTGCCTCGTGACGCAGGGCATAGAGATAGTGATCCAGCTTGAGAATCAGTCCCAGAGGGCCTGTTGTCCACTCTTCCCCTGCCCAGGCGCCTTGGGGATCAATCCCCTTGATTTGACAGGCTAGGGTAACCCACTCTGTGGCATGGCGGCGAGCCAGGGCCTTAACCGCTTTCAAATAGGGAATCCGCTGCCGCGGGGAGAGGGATTGCCAGCGGCCGGCCTGCTGGTGGAGGCGGTCAAGTTCGGGAATCGTGGCTGTGGAGAGTGCCATAGGGAAGTGGTTGGTTTTCTCCTGTGGACATTGTTTGCGGACATTGTTGAACAGCGGTGCCAGTTCTGGGCGGGCTGTTGTGATCAATGCTCTTGTGCCAAGAAACTCAATCGCGATCGCCCGCCCGCTGCGCTACATTAAAAAATTATGAACGATGCAGGGGAGGTAAGGCGTGATTCGTCCCGACAGCGAAGTCATTTTAGAAGTTAGAAAGTTAACAGCCAGTGTGGAGGACACCCCCATTCTCAAAGGGCTCAACTTGACGATTCGCGCGGGAGAAATTCATGCCATCATGGGACCCAATGGCTCCGGCAAAAGCACCTTCTCCAAAATTCTCGCGGGTCATCCCGACTACACGGTAACGGGTGGCGAAGTCCTCTACAAAGGCAAAAATCTCCTGGACTTGCCCCCCGAAGAGCGTGCCCGCGAAGGGATCTTTTTGGCCTTTCAATACCCCCTTGAAATTCCGGGGGTGAGCAACCTCGACTTTTTGCGGGTAGCCTACAATGCCAAGCGTAAGCACCAAGGCCGCGATGAACTGGATGCCTTTGATTTTGATGATTTGGTGCGGCAGAAACTCGAACTGGTGAAGCTAGATGAAGGCTTCCTCAATCGGGGGGTGAATGAGGGCTTCTCTGGCGGTGAGAAAAAGCGCAATGAAATTTTGCAAATGGCCCTGCTGGAACCAACCCTTGCCATCCTTGATGAAACGGACTCTGGGCTTGATATTGATGCCCTGCGCATTGTTGCCAAAGGTGTCAACCAACTCACTCGCCCCGACAACTGCATTCTGCTCATTACCCACTATCAGCGGCTGTTGGACTACATCGTGCCCGACTATGTCCATGTCATGGAGGGAGGGCGCATTGTCCTCACGGGGCCAAAGGAACTGGCACTAGAACTGGAAGCACGGGGCTATGACTGGGTTCGCGAAGAGGAGGTGGCTACATCATGACAATTGCAGTCAATGCCAATTCCGATCAAGCGGATCTGCCCAAGGCCAGTTGCACCAATGAGCTCAATGACCTATTGAACTTAGCCCCGCCCCTGCGCCACCCTGAGCTGGCAGTGCTACGCCAAACTGCCCGCGATCGCCTCCATGAGCAAACCTTGCCGACCCCCCGTGATGAGGATTGGCGCTTTACGGATTTATCGGTTTTACGGACGCGCTCCTTTGAACCGCCCCTTGCCCCCCTCAACCCTGAAATTGTTGCTGAGGTGCGGCATTTACTGTGCGAACGCAGTTTTCCAAGCATTGCCCAGATTGTCCTGATTGATGGCTATTTTTGCGGGGAACTCTCCCGTGTGGATGCCACGGGGGTTGAGTTATTGTCCCCCTCCCTGCCGGCGATCGCCCCCCCGGAGGTCTTCAGTGACCTCAATGCCGCAATGCTGGCAGAGCGGTTGTGTCTGCGCCTATCAGGACATCTCAGGGAGCCGGTGGAGGTGTTCTTTGTCAGTAGTCGGCAGCAGCAGAGTGTGGTCTCACCCCGCCTTACCGTTGAAGTGGCTGCCCACGGTCAAGTTAGCCTGATTGAGCGCTTTTTGTCCCTCACCGGTGATCAACAGTTCACCAACACTGTGACGGAAATTTCCCTAGGTGCCGCTGCTTGCTTGCACCACGTGCGAATTCAACACCAATCGCCGACGGCAATTCACATTGGGCAGACAGCCGTCCGCCAGGAGCGCGATAGCTACTATCAGGGGCACGCCATTGATTTGGGGGGATGCTTGAGTCGCCATCATTGGCAGGTGCAGATCCAAGGCAGTGGTAGCCAGACAATCCTGAAGGGGCTAGCGATCGCCATGGATGAGCAGATCGTAGACACCCACTCGGCAGTGCTCTTCCATGCTCCCCACAGCAGGAGTGAACAGATTCACAAGTGCATTCTTGGCGATCGCGCCCATGGCATCTTCAATGGCCGAGTGATCGTGCCCCAAGTGGCGCAACTCACGGATGCCAGCCAGCTCAATCGCACGCTGCTGCTCTCCGACAAAGCCCGTGTGGATACCAAACCACAACTGGAAATTGTGGCCGATGACGTCAAGTGCTCCCACGGTGCCACCGTCAGTCAACTGGCCGCAGAGGACCTCTTTTACCTGCG
Proteins encoded in this window:
- the crtR gene encoding beta-carotene hydroxylase, producing MTEAAIPATVPKEFLGPPVGFNPTLVMFFAAFAIAILSTWSYFQGHWPGWVSFVANMLALHLMGTVIHDASHNVAHSNRIMNAIMGHGSALMLGFVFPVFTRVHMQHHAHVNDPENDPDHYVSKGGPLWLIAPRFFYHEVFFFKRRLWRKYELLEWFLSRLTLVGLVTFAALNGYLDYILNYWFLPAGVVGLMLGLFFDYFPHRPHTERDRWHNARVYPSRVLNILIFGQNYHLIHHLWPNIPWYKVQPAYYAVKPLLDAHGCKQTLGILEPGNFLPFLYDALVGLHFHRPRSS
- a CDS encoding ABC transporter ATP-binding protein; this translates as MVISAAGDRPPVVAVEHLQKSYRTGFWLQTVLTPLKSVSLQVQPGETFGLLGPNGAGKTTLLKILLGLVRPTAGHGTLLGYPLGDRAVRQRIGYLPENPYFYDYLTAWEFLEFTAGLFGLSAATRKKRIPLLLEMVGLNLKDARKKQMRRYSKGMVQRVGLAQALINDPEVVFLDEPMSGLDPLGRYQIREIILSLKQQGKTIFFNSHVLADVEAICDRVGILAQGELICAGTVDELLGSSQAYHVVGKGGHVDGLQEWLYSLEIQGDRWQGVIKIPLQRFLALVEEMGGKILQLRLARPTLEEFFVEQLRQRGIQVTY
- a CDS encoding endo-1,4-beta-xylanase, with the protein product MLNWRRFLRLSCLAALLVVACGTSFSSVATDTLSQKIEQLRQAPLTVVVENAQGRPIPNARIELAQQSHAFPFGVALDTEMFRPSPPPAALWYKQTAQENFNAAVHENALKWYQLEPEQGKLDFTMADTILNWVEAQGWPMRGHTLFWEVEQFNPPWLKTLPPEQLRAAVQNHAMTVCRHYRGRINEFDVNNEMLHGNFFRSRLGEGIVKEMFDWCREGNPEAVLYVNDYGIIEGDRLKDYVEQIRSLLTQGVPLGGIGIQAHLESPLDEAKMQRALDTLAQFNLPLKITEVSVSLPDEQQQAQTLRQIYRLGFAHPAVQEILLWGFWAGNHWRPQAGLYRQDFSAKPAAIAYRKLLFEDWWTRVTGRTNAQGQWQGRGYLGRYRLTVTAQGQTQTREFELPPGGTTVTLRV
- a CDS encoding aldehyde dehydrogenase family protein, yielding MITTARPELAPLFNNVRKQCPQEKTNHFPMALSTATIPELDRLHQQAGRWQSLSPRQRIPYLKAVKALARRHATEWVTLACQIKGIDPQGAWAGEEWTTGPLGLILKLDHYLYALRHEATPPVPRWRTAPTGQAIAEILPRNWQERLLWFGVKAAVWLQPNHPPTQGSAYRNPPPPGVAVVLGAGNITSLCLADALYQLVVANRVALLKMNPLLAPLTECFRKICAPLIEAGFLEIMEGDAALGEALCHHPLTQHIHITGSHHTYNRLLWGETAAEQAIRKARQCPKLRKPVTAELGNVTPLLMVPGQWTESELVYQARQVASALVHNASFNCIGAQILVTAAGWPQREAFLNALKVQLQGIPSRPAYYPGAIARYESFLADYPQATVLSPAVEGTIPWTLIEGLTPTANPRIFREEVFCGLLAEVQLPVNDAPAYLATAVTFVNERLWGTLGCSLIIDPRTEASYAEALERAIAQLRYGSIAINAWVSLAYGLGCTPWGAFPGHRPAAIGSGVGVVHNSFLFDYPEKAVVRVPFQLPVTPPWFYGHRTLPQLAQAVMDIYAGGNPLAWLSLLTAALRG
- the sufC gene encoding Fe-S cluster assembly ATPase SufC, translating into MIRPDSEVILEVRKLTASVEDTPILKGLNLTIRAGEIHAIMGPNGSGKSTFSKILAGHPDYTVTGGEVLYKGKNLLDLPPEERAREGIFLAFQYPLEIPGVSNLDFLRVAYNAKRKHQGRDELDAFDFDDLVRQKLELVKLDEGFLNRGVNEGFSGGEKKRNEILQMALLEPTLAILDETDSGLDIDALRIVAKGVNQLTRPDNCILLITHYQRLLDYIVPDYVHVMEGGRIVLTGPKELALELEARGYDWVREEEVATS
- the sufD gene encoding Fe-S cluster assembly protein SufD, with amino-acid sequence MTIAVNANSDQADLPKASCTNELNDLLNLAPPLRHPELAVLRQTARDRLHEQTLPTPRDEDWRFTDLSVLRTRSFEPPLAPLNPEIVAEVRHLLCERSFPSIAQIVLIDGYFCGELSRVDATGVELLSPSLPAIAPPEVFSDLNAAMLAERLCLRLSGHLREPVEVFFVSSRQQQSVVSPRLTVEVAAHGQVSLIERFLSLTGDQQFTNTVTEISLGAAACLHHVRIQHQSPTAIHIGQTAVRQERDSYYQGHAIDLGGCLSRHHWQVQIQGSGSQTILKGLAIAMDEQIVDTHSAVLFHAPHSRSEQIHKCILGDRAHGIFNGRVIVPQVAQLTDASQLNRTLLLSDKARVDTKPQLEIVADDVKCSHGATVSQLAAEDLFYLRSRGLDQRQARDLLVKAFALEQLSDITPEPLQGEIEEALLAKLGGSLA